The genomic interval GGTTAGCTAAACTCGTTGTTACACTCCAATCCTTTTGTAGTCTGTGTAGATTTGGAGTTTTTGTAGTGGGTTGAAATGTTTTCTCTTAGTTATACCGGATCTGCAGGATTTTACTCCACTATTATTGTTTATTCTAGGTCGTTTGGTagtaaaatcttctattttcgGGCATTATGGTAACCATCTTTGCTACATTGTGATGGGGTTGATAACTTGAGGTAGGAACGTTGGATTgttctagtttttctatttaaatttttttccctCTTTATTGGTGCCTGCCAAACTCTATCTTGGTTAATTTCCTCATAAATTGGGCTGAGAGTCGTGGCAttttgagatgaagatgccaccATCCTTGCGCATATCTATAATTAGCTCGAGTTACTTGCATGAAGTCATCAGTCTTAGGTCCATGCCAAAACCTGCAATTTTGACATCAAATAAGGGGAAAAATTTCCATTTGATATATGATAGAAACTTCCAGCTAACTCTTTCAAATGTTTATGTTTATCGATCTAATATTTTAAAGATGCATTACTATTGGTGTGACTGAGGTTTGATATTTCTTAAAGGGAGGAGAGGCAAAAAATTTCCcttttgattttccttttctgttATGACTGTGGCTCATGAATTCTGCTTCTCAGAAGGGGTTTTATACTGTTAATCAGAGGGAAAAAGGAGTGAGAAAAGGTAAAAAAACAATGCCCAGACCAGGACCAAGGCCATATGAATGTGTGAAGCGTGCTTGGCACAGTGACAGACACAAGCCAATTCGAGGATCCCTTATTCAAGAGATATTCAGGTTGGGCCATTTTCTTGTCTGTATGCTTCTACTTGTATTTATACGTGTACATATATTTCTCTCTCTACCTTTGCTCATTGCTATCCACTTTTTTCTGACAGCGCAAGAAGAATTAGATGTTTGATCCATCCTTTGCTCCTTCACCTTTTCTGCGATTTGCTATTACCATTTACTGCTGCCTCCATTTTCTTATTGGGTGAAATGGTCAAATTTTCATTTTGGTTGCAGATTGGCCAATGATATGCATAGTGCTGCCACCAGGAAGAATAAGGAGTGGCAGGAGAAGCTCCCCATTGTCGTTCTGAAGGTTGAGGAGATCATGTACTCTAAAGCCAACTCCGAGGTTCATATTTTTAGTTTTTCCACCATATTATAACCTTGTTTCTATCCTTAGGATGCtcttagtttaagtttccattgGCAAGAGTGCATCGTAACATATTAACTGTTCACCTGTCTCTCATATTCCTttttctgtgatattatgttattttTTAGGATTGAGTTTGCTTGAAATTAACTGAAAGGCACCCACTTGTAGTTAGTCATTGAATCAATGGTGCTGCATCATAAAATGCTATTGAAAGCCCATCATCTTAGATCTAGCTAAATAAGAAATTTGTCAAGgctaaattagatattttttttaatagacaTTCAAATGACAAGGCTATAACTGCATAATCATGTGTGTTTTCTTCAATACCTGTATGTCTTTTTGGTGAGTGAAAATGCAGGCAGAATACGGGGACTTGAAGACATTAGTAGATCGAGTAACTGATGCTATTGACACCATTATCCGGAAGGAAGACTCCCCTGAGATTGGAGACTTCTTGCAGCCTTGTATTGAAGGTACATCTTCCCAACTGCCACTCTGCTGTTATATTAAGTTAGTATGTGGTAACAAATATCGCCTCATTTTATTATCCATCAATTCATAGCATATAGCTCAGGACAAAATGGTTGTAGCTTTATCTGCTCTTGACGTTATAGCCCACAAGTTGTGTAGGGTAATATGGCTCATAACTAATGCAATTAAAGGAATCCAAGTGAATCCTATTGTAACAGATATCCACCTATCTTGTTTTCGTGTTTTATCATCATAGCGGCACTTAACCTGGGCTGTGTTCCGAGAAGAGTTTCGAAGAGCCAGCACCGCAGCAACCCAATGTGCTATCTTAGTCCAAACGCAAGTGATGTCAGACCGTCCTCGCTGAAAACCTCTGATAGTAACACAAGCAGCCTCGGACATATCCTCAAGGGGATTCCAGATTTCAGCAACCCGAACAACTATACCTCCCAGTTTCCATCCTGGTACACTTTCTTTAAACCTACAAATATAACTTGTAGCAGGATTCCCGGGACTGAGTCCAACAACCCTGATCCATCTCATGGACATAGGAACTCAAGTATGGACAGAATCCAATGCCCAAACTCAAAGAAGAATGAACCCTCCGCTTTCAAAGGAAAATTGCCTGTTCATGTCTCAAGCTTTACCTGCCCAAATCTGGCTGGAGCATATCCCATGTATTACAGCGATAATCATCCTGGGATGGCATACCATCAATCTCTTCAATTCAGCGAGGACCAAATGTATCGTATGACAGCAGCCACCACGAGTGGCTTCATGTCCAAGGCAGAGACCAGTTTCGAGCAGAACCTTATTGGCGGCAAATTTGTCACCGGTACCTCAAAAGGTGATTCAACAATTTCAGAGACGCGTAACGAAGGATGGGGCCTGTCGCTGAGGTTGGGGCTTCCATCATCTCCATCCAAAAATGCCAAGCCACTGGATTGAGAAACTATAGTCAACTAGTGCCATAACTGGATGTGTCTTGCAAACTAAGGTATGGAATTTTCGGGTATGTGTATCTCAGTAATATGCTCTCACTCTGAGCACAAGGTCTCCATGTTGATTCTAAGTACATGCATAAGCTCAACAAGGTGATCCTTTAACTGTGATTTTCATCACAAGAAAAGATTTCCCAGATCGGCCATCACAAGTAAATTCGTTCGATGAGCCTGTTATGTTGTAAAATAAGATTATGTTTTTAAGCATCTGCAGGTTGTATGAGGTTATGTTTGGTGTCTCCTTCTGCTGTAGTGTGGTTGTACCTTAAACTAGTTAGTAGCGTC from Zingiber officinale cultivar Zhangliang chromosome 6B, Zo_v1.1, whole genome shotgun sequence carries:
- the LOC121988655 gene encoding uncharacterized protein LOC121988655; this encodes MPRPGPRPYECVKRAWHSDRHKPIRGSLIQEIFRLANDMHSAATRKNKEWQEKLPIVVLKVEEIMYSKANSEAEYGDLKTLVDRVTDAIDTIIRKEDSPEIGDFLQPCIEAALNLGCVPRRVSKSQHRSNPMCYLSPNASDVRPSSLKTSDSNTSSLGHILKGIPDFSNPNNYTSQFPSWNSSMDRIQCPNSKKNEPSAFKGKLPVHVSSFTCPNLAGAYPMYYSDNHPGMAYHQSLQFSEDQMYRMTAATTSGFMSKAETSFEQNLIGGKFVTGTSKGDSTISETRNEGWGLSLRLGLPSSPSKNAKPLD